A section of the Enterococcus montenegrensis genome encodes:
- a CDS encoding conserved phage C-terminal domain-containing protein: MSDKQKKRYYWLKLKEDFFEEDTIEWLEEQPNGKEYCLFYLKLCLKSLKTEGLLVRNVGNMMIPYDPESLAKLTNSKADTVKVAMDLFQKIGLIQMLDSGEIYMNQLNEMVGTETEAARQKRLQRSKEDNVQTLSGKRPPELELEIEIEKEIKNTKSDKSDSASIFTKLCNEVVDYLNQKAKSNFKATTKATQTKIRARLAEGFNVDDFKKVIDIKTAEWLDDANMSQYLRPETLFGTKFESYLNQKQAVKRVNAQNNWVKSPVKHEEMPNWNLRSTGSDPSRKAEIEKMMNEFFTDNEEEDK, encoded by the coding sequence TTGTCAGATAAGCAAAAGAAACGATATTACTGGCTCAAGTTGAAAGAAGATTTTTTCGAAGAAGATACAATCGAGTGGCTTGAAGAGCAACCTAATGGCAAAGAATATTGCTTGTTCTATCTAAAACTTTGTCTTAAATCATTAAAAACAGAAGGCCTGCTCGTTCGTAATGTTGGGAATATGATGATTCCTTATGATCCTGAATCATTAGCTAAGTTAACAAATTCTAAAGCAGATACAGTTAAGGTAGCAATGGATTTATTTCAAAAAATCGGACTAATCCAAATGTTAGACAGTGGCGAAATATACATGAACCAACTAAATGAAATGGTTGGGACAGAGACAGAAGCAGCTCGGCAGAAAAGGCTTCAACGTTCGAAGGAGGACAATGTCCAGACATTGTCTGGAAAACGTCCACCAGAGTTAGAGTTAGAGATAGAGATAGAGAAAGAGATAAAGAATACTAAGTCGGATAAATCCGACAGTGCATCCATTTTTACAAAATTATGTAACGAAGTTGTTGACTACTTAAATCAAAAAGCTAAGTCAAATTTTAAAGCTACCACAAAAGCAACACAGACCAAGATTCGGGCTAGATTAGCCGAGGGGTTCAACGTAGATGATTTCAAAAAAGTTATTGACATCAAAACTGCTGAATGGCTCGACGACGCTAATATGTCACAGTATCTTCGGCCAGAGACGTTGTTTGGTACGAAATTTGAAAGTTATTTAAATCAAAAACAGGCTGTAAAAAGAGTTAACGCTCAAAACAATTGGGTTAAATCGCCAGTCAAGCATGAGGAAATGCCAAATTGGAATTTACGATCAACAGGAAGTGATCCATCAAGAAAAGCTGAAATAGAAAAAATGATGAATGAATTCTTCACAGATAACGAGGAGGAAGATAAATGA
- a CDS encoding putative HNHc nuclease — translation MMGKLLSADGRKITIELEEAFNQEYLHLLANGEDNYLEVAALDNRGISAKQNALSHALIADVARWQGEYPYWSKIDLKYYYEALSGVWFEHHKATKSDAKKWIDFLIEFVISNNVPLPKVYNYLLDENSWFYQCLKYRRCCICMEQADIAHVDAVGMGRNRRKINHSDFRFMALCRCHHTEQHTIGLTDFFKKYRIILVKLNDEERKKLRIGG, via the coding sequence ATGATGGGGAAATTGCTATCCGCGGATGGCAGAAAAATAACAATTGAACTTGAAGAAGCATTCAATCAAGAATACTTACATCTACTAGCCAACGGAGAGGATAACTATTTGGAAGTAGCTGCATTAGATAATCGAGGAATCTCCGCTAAACAAAATGCGCTATCACACGCCTTAATCGCTGATGTGGCGCGTTGGCAAGGTGAGTATCCTTATTGGTCAAAGATAGATTTGAAATACTACTATGAGGCATTAAGCGGCGTCTGGTTTGAACATCATAAAGCGACTAAATCTGACGCAAAAAAATGGATTGATTTTTTAATAGAGTTTGTTATTTCAAATAACGTTCCACTTCCTAAAGTTTATAACTATTTGCTAGATGAAAATTCATGGTTTTATCAATGTTTAAAATATCGCCGTTGCTGCATTTGTATGGAGCAAGCAGATATAGCACATGTGGATGCTGTAGGTATGGGTAGAAACAGGAGAAAAATTAACCATTCTGATTTTAGATTTATGGCATTATGTCGGTGCCACCATACAGAGCAGCACACAATAGGATTAACTGACTTCTTTAAAAAGTATCGCATTATTCTCGTGAAATTGAATGATGAAGAAAGAAAAAAATTAAGAATAGGTGGATGA
- a CDS encoding DUF1351 domain-containing protein — protein sequence MTENALITQDMQFEVNYTPSKITIQNEEMLDELISKVTDHYGTQVFTDENIPEAKKARADLNKMAKTLEDRRKVIKADYTQPLLAFEEKMKGYVGRIKDVSDEIGSGITQFEESEKAVRFEKIKEEMLKIAEPLNVEPESIEISTTWLTKAAFTSKGEVKGKILDEIHDKMKIVAMQRSQIAADKATITDYAEIAGLDPYAWSDLIDQGWSVADIREKIKHAVEDKRRREQEEKEAEAERQRKQAEYGAAIAEMERKKAVETDQGSLVDPETGELIQTANNEPLAPEIETYDNQTMTVTLRLTASRQKLANLNEYLVENGISVVPVQ from the coding sequence ATGACAGAAAACGCACTAATTACCCAAGATATGCAATTTGAAGTTAATTACACACCATCTAAAATTACCATCCAAAATGAGGAAATGTTGGACGAATTAATTTCTAAAGTTACGGATCACTATGGGACCCAAGTGTTTACTGATGAAAATATTCCAGAGGCAAAAAAAGCGCGTGCTGATCTTAATAAGATGGCAAAAACACTAGAAGACCGCCGAAAGGTGATTAAAGCAGATTACACCCAACCATTGTTAGCGTTTGAAGAGAAGATGAAAGGCTACGTTGGACGAATCAAAGATGTATCTGACGAAATCGGCTCGGGAATTACTCAATTTGAAGAATCAGAAAAAGCAGTGCGCTTTGAAAAAATAAAAGAAGAGATGTTAAAAATTGCTGAACCGCTTAACGTCGAACCCGAATCTATTGAAATTAGTACGACTTGGTTAACTAAAGCAGCGTTCACATCAAAAGGCGAAGTGAAAGGTAAGATCCTTGATGAAATTCACGACAAGATGAAGATTGTAGCAATGCAAAGAAGTCAAATAGCCGCTGATAAGGCAACTATCACGGATTACGCTGAAATTGCTGGGCTAGATCCCTATGCATGGTCAGATTTAATTGACCAAGGCTGGTCAGTGGCCGATATCCGAGAAAAAATTAAACACGCAGTGGAAGATAAACGCCGTCGAGAACAAGAGGAAAAAGAAGCAGAGGCAGAACGCCAGCGGAAACAAGCTGAATATGGTGCGGCCATTGCCGAAATGGAACGAAAAAAAGCAGTTGAAACGGATCAAGGGTCCTTGGTTGATCCTGAAACCGGTGAATTAATCCAAACAGCAAACAATGAGCCGCTAGCGCCGGAGATAGAAACATATGACAATCAAACGATGACAGTAACCCTTCGATTAACCGCAAGTCGCCAAAAATTGGCAAACTTAAATGAGTACCTCGTAGAAAATGGTATTAGTGTGGTGCCGGTGCAATGA
- a CDS encoding ERF family protein yields MAEIAREQKSLLTKLVEITAVVERIPKNGHNDKQNYDYALESDIKDVVRKEMSDRDLVLISSELSRNKSELQGRNGVQQLVTLEVQFTIFDAESGESIQFTGFGDGQDFGDKAVYKAKTGALKYALTTLFLIPTGDDPESEGKKPLQPPKNIDEEQVKTVEDLIHTVASMSNSNPAQVLGQLKAESGFTKEINKMTEVDFGNALLILQKWKKAYAKRLQNEQQTNQNPTNNIQWGQRQ; encoded by the coding sequence ATGGCAGAAATAGCTCGGGAACAAAAAAGTCTTTTAACTAAATTAGTAGAAATTACCGCTGTAGTTGAGCGTATTCCGAAGAATGGACACAACGATAAGCAAAATTACGACTATGCTTTGGAAAGCGATATTAAAGACGTCGTTAGAAAAGAAATGTCAGATAGAGATTTAGTTTTAATTTCTAGCGAACTAAGTAGAAATAAATCCGAATTGCAGGGGAGAAATGGTGTTCAGCAATTAGTGACTTTAGAAGTACAATTTACTATTTTTGATGCTGAGTCTGGGGAGTCAATACAATTTACAGGATTTGGCGATGGTCAGGATTTCGGTGATAAAGCGGTTTATAAAGCTAAAACAGGAGCTCTTAAATATGCTTTGACCACACTTTTCTTAATTCCCACGGGGGATGACCCGGAAAGTGAAGGAAAAAAACCGTTACAACCGCCTAAAAATATTGATGAAGAACAAGTAAAAACAGTAGAGGATTTAATTCACACTGTAGCGTCAATGTCTAACTCTAATCCAGCACAAGTTTTAGGGCAATTGAAGGCTGAATCTGGATTTACTAAGGAAATTAATAAAATGACGGAAGTTGATTTTGGCAATGCCTTGCTGATCTTACAAAAATGGAAAAAAGCTTATGCTAAACGACTTCAAAATGAACAGCAGACAAACCAAAATCCTACAAATAATATTCAATGGGGGCAACGACAATGA
- a CDS encoding NUMOD4 domain-containing protein yields MWKPIEGYESYQISNSGNVINKHGRQLKPIINKNGYAYVNLYKEGSMKHIFIHRLVAIAFLPNDSKRQFVNHIDGIKTNNTVGNLEWCTTRENNLHAIKNGLIKINTSGLIKNEIPVLCINQETGEKKEFISCRECSRYFYKSADWASKRINSFGGVYKQYLLKRKKLHNGS; encoded by the coding sequence ATGTGGAAACCGATTGAAGGATACGAAAGTTATCAAATTAGTAATAGCGGAAATGTGATAAACAAACACGGAAGGCAGCTTAAACCAATAATCAATAAAAACGGATACGCCTATGTGAATCTTTATAAAGAAGGATCAATGAAACATATCTTCATACATCGGTTAGTTGCGATTGCTTTTTTACCTAATGATTCAAAAAGACAATTTGTAAACCACATCGATGGAATTAAAACAAATAATACTGTAGGTAATTTGGAATGGTGCACAACGAGAGAAAATAATCTACATGCCATTAAAAATGGACTAATAAAAATAAATACTAGTGGATTGATAAAAAATGAGATACCAGTTTTATGCATTAATCAAGAAACCGGAGAAAAAAAGGAATTTATATCTTGTAGAGAATGTTCAAGATATTTTTATAAATCAGCAGATTGGGCATCCAAAAGAATTAATTCCTTTGGAGGTGTTTACAAACAATATTTGTTGAAACGAAAAAAGCTGCACAATGGCAGCTAA